A stretch of Miscanthus floridulus cultivar M001 chromosome 13, ASM1932011v1, whole genome shotgun sequence DNA encodes these proteins:
- the LOC136502067 gene encoding transcription factor LATE FLOWERING-like — protein MDFDMLNSHPEAQLELMNAMLQLEQLTAFPLPDHGAMMMVPSSPPSPGIQQAATHHHFSSVPHHMSAGANGRGGVYNDHHQYSQFQVTAATSCIGSAQPSEYVATHAQDHHAGGGGGGNCNNSGESGGTAAAVGSSAMREMIFRVAALQPVNIDPEMVRPPKRRNVRISTDPQSVAARMRRERISERIRILQRLVPGGTKMDTASMLDEAIHYVKFLKTQVQSLERAAAASGRRPAADTGGGGGAPYSGRINGGQW, from the coding sequence ATGGACTTCGACATGCTGAATTCCCACCCAGAGGCGCAGCTGGAGCTGATGAACGCAATGCTCCAGCTGGAGCAGCTCACTGCGTTCCCTCTCCCCGACCATGGCGCCATGATGATGGTGCCTTCGAGTCCCCCGTCGCCGGGCATCCAGCAAGCAGCTACTCACCACCATTTCTCTTCGGTGCCTCATCACATGTCTGCGGGCGCCAACGGCCGTGGTGGGGTCTACAACGACCACCACCAGTACTCCCAGTTCCAGGTCACAGCTGCGACGTCGTGCATCGGCAGCGCCCAGCCGTCGGAGTACGTGGCGACGCATGCGCAGGACCACcatgccggcggcggcggcgggggcaacTGCAACAACAGCGGGGAGAGCggcggcaccgccgccgccgtcgggtcGTCGGCGATGCGGGAGATGATCTTCCGCGTGGCGGCGCTGCAGCCCGTGAACATCGACCCGGAGATGGTGCGGCCCCCGAAGCGGCGCAACGTGCGCATCTCCACCGACCCGCAGAGCGTGGCGGCCCGGATGCGGCGGGAGCGCATCAGCGAGCGCATCCGCATCCTGCAGCGGCTCGTCCCGGGCGGCACCAAGATGGACACCGCGTCCATGCTGGACGAGGCCATCCACTACGTCAAGTTCCTCAAGACGCAGGTGCAGTCCCTCGAGCGCGCCGCGGCGGCCAGCGGCCGCCGCCCGGCGGCGGacaccggtggcggcggcggcgcgccctACTCCGGCCGCATCAACGGCGGCCAGTGGTAG